From the genome of Ananas comosus cultivar F153 linkage group 18, ASM154086v1, whole genome shotgun sequence, one region includes:
- the LOC109723763 gene encoding E3 ubiquitin-protein ligase SINAT5-like — MASATFLDDMRASPEVVEPCKNEEIMDVSEHVSDHIQHSPKPNVSVASSVRELLDCPVCLNAMYPPIHQCSNGHTLCSGCKPRVHNRCPTCRHELGNIRCLALEKVAASLELPCKYQSFGCMGIYPYYCKLKHESQCQYRPYNCPYAGSECTVVGDIPYLVTHLKDDHKVDMHNGSTFNHRYVKANPHEVENATWMLTVFSCFGQYFCLHFEAFQLGMAPVYIAFLRFMGDDVEAKNYSYSLEVGGNGRKLIWQGVPRSIRDSHRKVRDSFDGLIIQRNMALFFSGGDRKELKLRVTGRIWKEQ, encoded by the exons ATGGCATCCGCCACTTTTCTCGATGATATGAGAGCTAGCCCGGAGGTTGTTGAGCCATGTAAAAATGAAGAGATAATGGATGTCAGCGAACATGTCAGTGACCATATCCAGCATTCACCGAAGCCAAATGTATCTGTTGCTAGCAGCGTCCGCGAACTTTTAGATTGTCCTGTCTGCCTGAATGCTATGTATCCCCCCATTCATCAG TGTTCGAACGGCCACACATTATGCTCGGGGTGCAAGCCACGAGTTCACAACCGTTGCCCGACTTGTAGGCATGAGCTTGGCAACATTAGATGCCTTGCGTTAGAGAAAGTGGCGGCCTCTCTCGAACTCCCCTGCAAATACCAGAGTTTTGGGTGTATGGGTATATATCCTTACTACTGCAAACTGAAGCACGAATCGCAGTGTCAGTATCGACCCTACAACTGCCCGTATGCTGGATCGGAATGCACTGTCGTCGGCGACATTCCGTATTTAGTGACGCACTTAAAGGATGATCATAAGGTCGACATGCACAACGGGAGCACCTTTAACCATCGATATGTCAAAGCGAACCCTCATGAGGTCGAGAATGCAACATGGATGCTAACG gttTTCAGCTGTTTCGGCCAATATTTTTGCCTCCACTTCGAGGCGTTCCAGCTGGGGATGGCGCCGGTGTACATCGCATTCCTCCGGTTCATGGGGGACGACGTCGAGGCCAAGAACTACAGCTACAGCCTCGAGGTCGGGGGCAACGGCCGGAAGCTGATCTGGCAGGGGGTTCCCCGCAGCATCCGCGACAGCCACCGCAAGGTCCGCGACAGCTTCGACGGCCTCATCATCCAGCGGAACATGGCCTTGTTCTTCTCGGGCGGCGACCGGAAGGAGCTGAAGCTGCGGGTCACCGGGAGGATCTGGAAGGAGCAATGA